AGCGAATCCCTCTTCGTTCTTGCGGTCGGCGCAGACGCTCGAAATTTTTCGTCGAACCCGGCCTCGCAGCCGTCCGATCGGAGAGCCGCGGCTGGCGGAACCGAGCCGTCGCCACGGCGGAGGCCGGGTCTCGGCGTGCCGGACGGCTCTCCCCGGATCTTCGATCGAGCCGTCCCCTCTGACGCAGGGCGGACCGTCGATCGACGGGACAGCCGGTGGCCACGTCGCGCTGCTCGTCGACCGGCGGAAAAGGAGTGTTGCTACCGAACGGGTGCCTAGATCTGATTCGCCGGTGGAACCGTTCGCTCGTCGGGGCCGGCCGCCCCCCTGAAGCCGGCGAGGACGCGGACGCTGGCGCCCATTCCGAACGCCGAGGCGACGGTACCGACGACGATCGCGATCGGAAGCGCGATTGCAGCGATACCGCCGAGCAAACCACCGACGAGGACGCCGGCCCAGAGTTCGTCCCGGCCGACACGAGCGGCGACCGACTGGCCGATCGAGACGAATCCGATCGCCGTCACGGACGGGAGCACCGTCGCTCCGAGGATGACGAACGGCACGCCGAAGAACGCCCCGACCTCCGTCCCGATCATGAGATAGCCGACACCCGCGAGCAACCCGACGACGAGGGCGCTCGGGAGTCCGATACAGACGGAGATGACGGGACTGCGACGACACTTCGTTACCGCCCGGATCCCGTACCCCTGGAGCATCCCGAGGACGACCATCGAAACGAGCAGCGTCGCGGCGACACCGCCGACGGCCCGCTCCGGTAGCGCAAGTGACTGTATCGCCTCGACCGCACCGCCCTCACCTCCGAGGAGTGCGACCGATTCGAGCACCAGTTCTCCACTGAATGCGTATAATTCTGTCGGCCCCATACTAGCGTGCTATACAGTCATTTTCTATAGTATTTCCGGTTCTAGCGAGTGTTCGCTCCTGTACTCGTCGATCGTCGGCCGAGAATCGATCGCGTTCGATGACGGAAAAACCGGGGTTCGATTCGGGGACTCGATCGGGCGGAACGACGTGGTTCGGCGGAGGGAAAGCGTAGTTCGACGGGTTTAAGTTCGCCATGGCACTTCGTTCAAGGGAGACAGGCATTGCCTGTTTCACTGACCCGTAGGAGCACACCCTGCGTACTACGGAGGTGAACGATGGCAGATTCGGATATTGAAACCGCAGTGGCTCGCGCACTCGAGGAGTCGCCCGATCGGAACTTTACCGAGACGGTCGACCTCGCGATCAACTTGCGCGACCTTGACCTGAACGAACCGTCGAACCGTGTTGACGAGTCCGTCGTCCTGCCGTCCGGAACCGGCCAGGAAACGCGAATCGTCGTCATCGCCGAGGGCGAAACCGCAGTCCGCGCCGAAGAGGCCGCGGACGAGGTTCTCTCGGTCGACGACGTGGCCGATCTGGACGACGACGAGGCCAAAGATATGGCCGACGAGACGGACTTCTTCATCGCCGAAGAGGCGATGATGCAAGACATCGCCCGGCACCTGGGTACCATCCTCGGTCCCCGGGGGAAGATGCCGGATCCGCTCTCGCCCGACGACGACGTCGTCGAGACCGTCAACCGGCTCAAGAACACCGTGCAGCTTCGCTCCGGCGACCGCCGAACGTTCCACACGCTCGTCGGCGCCGAGGACATGGATGCCGAAGACATCGCCGACAACATCGACGTCATCCTGCGTCGCCTGCACGCCGACCTCGAGAAGGGGCCCCAGAACATCGACGCCGTCTACGTAAAGACGACGATGGGGCCGTCTCAGGAGGTGGCCTAGAATGAGCGCACAGGCTGAACGCAAGACCGAGAACCTTCCCCAGTGGAAGAAAGAGGAAGTCGACGAACTCGAGCAGCTCATCGACGACTACGAGAGCGTCGGCGTCGTCGGCATCGCCGGCATTCCCTCGAAACAGCTCCAGGACATGCGCCGCGGACTGCACGGCACCGCCGTGGTGCGCGTCAGCCGCAACACCCTGCAGACGCGCGCTCTAGAGGACGCCGGACTCGACGACCTCGTCGAGCACATCGATGGACAGGTCGGACTCGTCGCGACCGACGAGAACCCGTTCTCGCTCTACAAGGAGCTCGAGGCGTCGAAGACGCCCGCCCCGATCAACGAGGGCGAGGTCGCCCCGAACGACATCGTCATCCCCGAGGGTGACACCGGAGTCGATCCGGGACCGTTCGTCGGCGAACTCCAGAGCATCGGCGCGAACGCACGGATCGAGGACGGTTCGATCCAGGTCATGGAGGACTCGACGGTCCTTTCGGCCGGCGAGGAAGTCTCTGCGGACCTGGCGAACGTCCTCAACGAACTCGGTATCGAACCCAAAGAGGTCGGTCTCGACCTTCGCGCCGTCATCGCCGACGGCGTTCTCTTCGATCCCGAGGACCTGGACATCGACGTCGAGGCCTACGAAAGCGACGTGTCGACGGCCGCCGCCCGCGCCCGGAACCTCTCGGTCAACGCGACCTTCCCGACCGCGACGACGGCCCCGACGCTCATCGCCAAGGCCACGGGCGAGGCCAAGAGCCTCGGCCTGCAGGCCGCGATCGAGGACGAAGACCTGATGCCCGACCTCGTCTCCAAGGCCGACGCACAGCTGCGTGCGCTCGCGGCCCAGATCGACGACGAGGAGGCCCTGCCCGAGGAACTGCAGGACGTCGAGGCGCCTGCTGAACCGGCAGCGGCCGACGAGGGCGACGACGAATCGGCGGACGACCAAGACGAGGACACCGAGGCCGAGGACGCCGACGCCGACGATGACGACGAAGACGACGGCGACGGCGCTGCAGGACTCGGCGAAATGTTCGGCTAATCAACGGAGGACACTACAATGGAATACGTTTACGCTGCACTCATCCTGAACGAAACGGGCGAAGAGATCAACGAAGACAACCTGACGAACGTGCTCGACGCTGCCGGCGTCGACGTCGAGGAGTCCCGCGTGAAGGCGCTCGTCGCCGCACTCGAGGACGTCGACATCGACGAGGCAGTCTCCGAGGCTGCTGCCGTCCCCGCCGCCGGTGCCGCCGCAGGCGCTGGCGCGGCCGACGAGGCCGCGGGCGACGAAGACGAAGAGGAAGAAGTCGAAGAGACCAGCGACGTCCCGGACACGACGGACGAAGACGAGGACGACGAGGCAGACGGCGAAGGCCTCGGCGAACTCTTCGGCTAAGTCGCGACGCGACGACTCCGTACAATCCCGATTTTGTTCGACGCCACTCGCCGATAGCTACTTCTGGCGACCGTGTGAACGGCCGATCGTGACGACGGCAGTATACTTCGATCTCGACGGAACGCTCTGTTCGTACGACGTGCCGTTCGAGGCGCAGTTCGAAACGACCGTCTCTCCCTACGGTGAGCCGACCGACGCGGCGTACGAGGCCTACGTCGACCGCCTGTTCGACGCTCTCGAGAACTGCGAGGCCGATCCGTACTGCCGCGCGTTCGAGGCCGTCGCGGAGCAGATCGATCTCGATGCGACTCCCCACACGCTCGCCCGCGAGCACTGCGAGACGGAACTCGAGGCGTCCGTCGTGACGGCGAGCGCAAAGCGGGTCGTCGAACGGGTCGCGACGACCGCTCCGACCGGCATCCTGACGAACGGGGACGGTCGACAACAGCGATCGAAACTGGAACGGCACGGGCTCGCGGAGCCGGTCGACGAGGTGATCGTCTCGAACAGCGTCGACGTGCGAAAACCCGATCGCCGGATCTTCGAACTCGCGAAAGCCCGCTTGCCGGCCGAGGACTACGTCTACGTCGGCGATAGCTACGAGGAGGACGTCGTCGGTGCCCGATCGGCTGGCTTCACGACGGTGTACGTGAACGAGACCGGTAGCGAAACCGGCGACGCCGACGCGGCGGACGCCGTCGTTTCGAGCGTCGACGAACTGCTCGAGCCGGCAGCACTCCCGGCTTCGGTACGAACCGCATTCACGCCGACGACGAGGTAGTGCCGATCGAGAACCCGCCATGAGCGACACCGTCGGACTCGACTGGGGTGGTAACGGCTGGATCGCCGTAATCGCAACGGGTGAGCGCGATCCGACGATCGACGTCGCGTTCTATCCGTCGATGCTGAACGCGTGGCGCGACAATCGCGACGCCGAACGAATGCTCGTGGACATCCCGATCGGGCTGGCGGACGACGAACGCCGCGAGTGTGACGCGATCGCTCGATCGATCCTCGGGGCCGATCGGAGCCGGGTGTTTTTCACGCCGGTCCGGGACGCGGTCTACGAGGACGAGTACGAGGCGGCGGGCGACGCCAACGAGGCAGCGACGGGGACCCGTATCTCGACGCAGGCATATCACATCTGCCCTGCGATCCGGGAGGTCGACGGGGTACTCCGCGAGATCGACGCCGCCCGAGAACTGCTCCGGGAGTCACACCCCGAGGTCTGTTACGCGGTACTCGCCGGCGGATCGGGAGTGGGGCCGAAGTCGAGCGACGACGGGCTCGAACGCCGGCGGGAGCTACTCGCGACGGAACTCGGCTGGCCCGTGAGTGACGTCGAATCGATCGAGAGCCGGCACATCGACGAGCAACCGACCCACGCTCGCCGACTCCGAGCCGGAAACCGGGACGATCTGCTCGACGCGTTCGTACTCGCCCTGACAGCCCGCGGCGAGACGGCGTCGCTGCCGGGCGATCCGCCGACCGATCGCCACGGGCTGCCGATGGAGATCGTTGCGCCCGCGACCGTGTCGGACCTGCGGTAGTCGATCGGGACGACTGCACCACGCGTCGATCGCCGCGGGTTTAAACCACAGGCCGCACCCAGAGGGAGCGATGGCCGTCCCCGTCGAGTTCGTCGCCGAGCCGATGCTGACGCTGCAGTTGCTCGGCTGGGTCCTGGCTGGATCGCTGCTCGGCAGTTGCAGCGGACTCGTGCCGGGACTGCACGCCAACAACTTCGCACTCCTGCTGGCCGGGATCGCGCCCTCGATCCCCGGCCCGCCGCTATTCGTCGGCTGTGCGATGCTCGCAGCCGGCGTCGTCCACACGTTTTGCAACGCCGTGCCCGCCATGGCACTCGGCGTGCCCGACGCCGAGATGGCGGTCACCGCGCTGCCGGGCCACCGGCTGGTCCTCGCGGGCCGCGGCTACGAGGCCATACGGCTGTCGGCACTCGGGAGCCTGCTCGCGGTCCTCGCGGCGATCCCGCTGGCGATCCCGATCACGTGGGGCGTGACGGCTGCCTACCCGACGATTCGCGACAATCTCCCGCTTCTGCTGGCGATCGTCGTCGTCGCGCTGGTTGCGTCCGAGCGGACGTGGCGTGCTCGTGGGGGTGCACTCCTCGCGTTCACACTCTCCGCTGCCCTCGGCGCGTTCACCATGGACCTCTCCCCGGACGCGCCGCTCGACGCCGGCGGGACCCTCGCGCCCCTCTTCGCCGGGCTGTTCGGCGCACCCGTCCTGATCGACGCGATTCGCGGGAGCGGCATTCCGCCACAGGGCGACGAGACGATCGTGATCTCCCACCGGCTCGTCGGAACGACCGCCGTCGCCGGCGCACTCGCTGGCGCGGTGGTGGGCTACGTCCCGGGTATCTCCGCTGCCATCGCGGCAGTCGCAGCGCTCGTCGTCGTCCCCGCCGACGCCGGCGATCGCGGCTACGTCGTCGCGACGAGCGGCGTCGATACGGCGAACACCATCTTCGCGCTGTTCGCTCTCGTGGCGATCGGCCAGCCCCGGACGGGCGTGATGGTCGCGTTCGAGACCGTGAACGCGCCGCTCGACGTGCCGATCCTGCTCGGGGCCGTCGTCGTCGCGGGCGCGATCGGCTTCGCCCTCGTCTGTATCGTCGGCGACGCGTATCTCGACGTCGTCGGTCGGATCCCCTACTGGAAGATTTCGATCGCGGTGCTCGGGCTCCTGCTCGCACTTTCGACCCTCTTCACCGGGATCCTCGGTATCGTCGTCTTCGTCGTTGCGACGGCGATCGGGATGGTCCCGATTCGATTGCGAGCGCGGCGGGTCCACCTGATGGGCGTGCTGATCGGCCCGTTGCTGCTCGGACTCTAGGTCACGTCGTCCCGCGCCGCGACCACTCGACGGACCCGTTCCTCCGAGACCGGGTTCGTCGTCTCACCGTCCTCTTTGAGCGCCGTGCCGACGATCACGCCGTCAGCACCGGCCGCGAGGCAGTCGCCGATCGTCGCCGCCGTGACGCCGCTGCCGACGAAGACGGGGACCGAGCGATCGATTCCGGCATCCGAAAGGGCCGCGACGACTCGCTCGACGTCCGCGAGTGCCGTCTCCCGACCGGTTCCAGGCCCGGAGACGATCACCCCGTCAGCCCGGCCGCGCTCGACGGTCTCGATCGCCGCCGCCTCGATGTCACGCTCCCCGATCGGGCTGGCGTGTTTGACGTGGACGTCCGCGAGGATCGCGACGTCGGCGTCGATCCGCTCGCGGAGCCGAAGGGTCTCGTGTGCCTGACCCTCGACGACGCCCTGATCGGTCGCGGCCGTACCTACGTGGACGTTGACCCGGACGAACGCGGCACCAGTCGCCGCGGCGATCGAGAGTGCCGCGATCGCGTCGTTTCGAAGGACGTTGATTCCGACCGGAACGTCGACCGCACCGGTCAAGGCCGTCGCGAGCGAGGTCACGTCCGCGACGACGTGTTTCGGAACGTCGTCGGGGTAGAACGGCGCGTCCCCGAAGTTCTCGAGGACGATCCCGTCCACGCCGCCGTCTTCGAGCCGTCGCGCGTCCTCGAGCATCCGGGTCCGGATCGCGTCGCGATCGCCATCAGATCCCGGTGCGCCCGGAAGTGGCGAAAGGTGAATCATACCGACGACGGGACGAACGGCGTCGAACCGGTCCTGGAGGGGTGATCGCGGTGCAGGTGGCATGCTGGTACTCGTGTCTCGATCGACAAATGCGTGGTCCGTCGCCGAACTCCCCCGCGACGGACACGTGCCGGCAATTCCCTCCCCGTTCACGGGTGTTTAGCCCGCTCACTGTCAACGCCCGTCGATGGCTGACCTCTTTACGCCGCTGTCGCTTCGCGACCGTGAGATTCCGAACCGACTCGCCGTCTCGCCGATGTGCCAGTACTCCTGCGATCCCGACGGCCTCGCGACGGAGTGGCACCGCGTCCACCTCGGGAGTCGCGCCGTCGGCGGCGCCGGGATCGTCATGACGGAAGCCACCGCCGTCAGCCCCCGCGGCCGGATCACGCCTCACGACCTCGGGATCTGGAGCGACGATCACGCGGCGGCGCTCGAACCGATCGCCGAGTTCATCCGCGACCAGGGAGGGGTGCCGGGGATCCAACTCGCCC
The nucleotide sequence above comes from Halosolutus halophilus. Encoded proteins:
- a CDS encoding 50S ribosomal protein L1 — encoded protein: MADSDIETAVARALEESPDRNFTETVDLAINLRDLDLNEPSNRVDESVVLPSGTGQETRIVVIAEGETAVRAEEAADEVLSVDDVADLDDDEAKDMADETDFFIAEEAMMQDIARHLGTILGPRGKMPDPLSPDDDVVETVNRLKNTVQLRSGDRRTFHTLVGAEDMDAEDIADNIDVILRRLHADLEKGPQNIDAVYVKTTMGPSQEVA
- a CDS encoding 50S ribosomal protein L10, whose translation is MSAQAERKTENLPQWKKEEVDELEQLIDDYESVGVVGIAGIPSKQLQDMRRGLHGTAVVRVSRNTLQTRALEDAGLDDLVEHIDGQVGLVATDENPFSLYKELEASKTPAPINEGEVAPNDIVIPEGDTGVDPGPFVGELQSIGANARIEDGSIQVMEDSTVLSAGEEVSADLANVLNELGIEPKEVGLDLRAVIADGVLFDPEDLDIDVEAYESDVSTAAARARNLSVNATFPTATTAPTLIAKATGEAKSLGLQAAIEDEDLMPDLVSKADAQLRALAAQIDDEEALPEELQDVEAPAEPAAADEGDDESADDQDEDTEAEDADADDDDEDDGDGAAGLGEMFG
- the rpl12p gene encoding 50S ribosomal protein P1 is translated as MEYVYAALILNETGEEINEDNLTNVLDAAGVDVEESRVKALVAALEDVDIDEAVSEAAAVPAAGAAAGAGAADEAAGDEDEEEEVEETSDVPDTTDEDEDDEADGEGLGELFG
- a CDS encoding HAD family hydrolase, translated to MTTAVYFDLDGTLCSYDVPFEAQFETTVSPYGEPTDAAYEAYVDRLFDALENCEADPYCRAFEAVAEQIDLDATPHTLAREHCETELEASVVTASAKRVVERVATTAPTGILTNGDGRQQRSKLERHGLAEPVDEVIVSNSVDVRKPDRRIFELAKARLPAEDYVYVGDSYEEDVVGARSAGFTTVYVNETGSETGDADAADAVVSSVDELLEPAALPASVRTAFTPTTR
- a CDS encoding DUF429 domain-containing protein, whose translation is MSDTVGLDWGGNGWIAVIATGERDPTIDVAFYPSMLNAWRDNRDAERMLVDIPIGLADDERRECDAIARSILGADRSRVFFTPVRDAVYEDEYEAAGDANEAATGTRISTQAYHICPAIREVDGVLREIDAARELLRESHPEVCYAVLAGGSGVGPKSSDDGLERRRELLATELGWPVSDVESIESRHIDEQPTHARRLRAGNRDDLLDAFVLALTARGETASLPGDPPTDRHGLPMEIVAPATVSDLR
- a CDS encoding tripartite tricarboxylate transporter permease; amino-acid sequence: MAVPVEFVAEPMLTLQLLGWVLAGSLLGSCSGLVPGLHANNFALLLAGIAPSIPGPPLFVGCAMLAAGVVHTFCNAVPAMALGVPDAEMAVTALPGHRLVLAGRGYEAIRLSALGSLLAVLAAIPLAIPITWGVTAAYPTIRDNLPLLLAIVVVALVASERTWRARGGALLAFTLSAALGAFTMDLSPDAPLDAGGTLAPLFAGLFGAPVLIDAIRGSGIPPQGDETIVISHRLVGTTAVAGALAGAVVGYVPGISAAIAAVAALVVVPADAGDRGYVVATSGVDTANTIFALFALVAIGQPRTGVMVAFETVNAPLDVPILLGAVVVAGAIGFALVCIVGDAYLDVVGRIPYWKISIAVLGLLLALSTLFTGILGIVVFVVATAIGMVPIRLRARRVHLMGVLIGPLLLGL
- a CDS encoding BtpA/SgcQ family protein, which encodes MPPAPRSPLQDRFDAVRPVVGMIHLSPLPGAPGSDGDRDAIRTRMLEDARRLEDGGVDGIVLENFGDAPFYPDDVPKHVVADVTSLATALTGAVDVPVGINVLRNDAIAALSIAAATGAAFVRVNVHVGTAATDQGVVEGQAHETLRLRERIDADVAILADVHVKHASPIGERDIEAAAIETVERGRADGVIVSGPGTGRETALADVERVVAALSDAGIDRSVPVFVGSGVTAATIGDCLAAGADGVIVGTALKEDGETTNPVSEERVRRVVAARDDVT